The genomic DNA CGACATCGCCTCCACTCTGACGCTTCAACCCATTGAGCGCTATGCAGGCCTCATCGACGCCGCAATCATCTTCTCAGACATCCTCGTCATACCGCAAGCGATGGGAATGGAGGTGATCATGGTAGATAAGAAGGGGCCCCATTTCCCCGAGCCGTTACAAACTCCGGACGACAAACAGTACAAGGAGGTGCTTGAGAGGGAGGTAGACGTAGCAGAGTCACTAGACTATGTCTACAAGGCTATCACTATGACACGACAAAAGCTAGCCGGAAGGGTGCCGTTGATTGGCTTCTGCGGTGCGCCTTGGACGCTGCTGTGCTACATGGTAGAGGGCGGAGGTAGTAAGATGTTCATCCAGACCAAGACATGGATATACAAATACCCAGAAGAGACCAAGGCGCTCCTCAAGAAGATTGCAGAGCTTTGCGTTGAGTATCTTGCTCTGCAGGTGCAGGCTGGGGCACAGGTATGAATCCTGTTCGTTGGCTATGGTGCGGTACTGACTGTTGTAGATGATCCAAGTCTTCGATTCGTGGGCAGGCGAGCTGTCACCAACATGCTTCAAGACGTTTGCTCTTCCATACCTCAACCACATTGCTGACAACCTCCCCGCACGTATCAAGTCCAAAGGCCTGGAGCCCGTTCCGATGACGGTATTTGCGAAAGGAGCATGGTACGCCCTCTCGGACCTCTGCGACACAAACTATAATACCATTGGTCTGGACTGGCTACATGCGCCGGCAGAGGCATACAAGGTCGCGCAGGCCAAGGGCAAGGTGCTGCAAGGAAACGCGGACCCCGGTGTTCTATACGGCACCAGGGAATCCATCACGAAGGTGGTGGAGGAAATGGTCGCTGGGTTCGGTGGTGGCAAGCAGGGCTGGATCGCCAACCTTGGTCACGGTAGGTTCCGTAATGGCGTTGATTAGTATGATTATGTGACTAACAATTAGTAGGCATCACCCCTTTCGTGAAACCAGATGACCTCAAGTTTTACTTTGAGGAAATCCACAGGCTGACCAAGGCGTAATCCTCAAAGGGTCTTGGCTGCCTCAGCCGTGGGCTGGAACCGGGGCAGA from Pyrenophora tritici-repentis strain M4 chromosome 8, whole genome shotgun sequence includes the following:
- a CDS encoding HemE, Uroporphyrinogen-III decarboxylase, giving the protein MAPQFEPMKNDLILRTARGEKVERPPIWVMRQAGRYLPEYHEAKGKNDFFECCRSPDIASTLTLQPIERYAGLIDAAIIFSDILVIPQAMGMEVIMVDKKGPHFPEPLQTPDDKQYKEVLEREVDVAESLDYVYKAITMTRQKLAGRVPLIGFCGAPWTLLCYMVEGGGSKMFIQTKTWIYKYPEETKALLKKIAELCVEYLALQVQAGAQMIQVFDSWAGELSPTCFKTFALPYLNHIADNLPARIKSKGLEPVPMTVFAKGAWYALSDLCDTNYNTIGLDWLHAPAEAYKVAQAKGKVLQGNADPGVLYGTRESITKVVEEMVAGFGGGKQGWIANLGHGITPFVKPDDLKFYFEEIHRLTKA